In Nicotiana tabacum cultivar K326 chromosome 11, ASM71507v2, whole genome shotgun sequence, a single window of DNA contains:
- the LOC142166540 gene encoding protein SLOW WALKER 2-like: protein MVLVSHAHPSVATMARTLLSGATIVYNGNPLNDLSLNAFLDKFMEKKPKQSTWHGASQIEPAKKLDMQGQLIGSEILSLAETDVPPEDLVFHKFYVNKMKLSKKPKKKKKKTSEDEAAEEFLTADGSDVEDEIDEEAADESENEEIDSMLESGGIPLEANGEYDYSDLDEVANEDDDELLGDNSDDEMNALLEHDGADINSGSDDENDAEKADEVDEEDVVHLRKKKRKSDKRAGKSPFASLEDYEHLLNKDSAEKPTKSRKKRKSSN from the exons ATGGTACTGGTATCGCATGCGCACCCATCAGTTGCTACCATGGCTAGAACCCTTCTTTCAGGAGCAACCATTGTGTATAATGGTAACCCCCTGAATGATCTTTCGCTGAATGCCTTCCTCGACAAGTTCATGGAAAAGAAACCAAAACAAAGCACTTGGCATGGTGCCTCCCAGATTGAACCAGCTAAGAAG CTTGACATGCAAGGGCAGTTGATTGGGTCAGAAATTCTCTCCTTGGCTGAAACAGATGTACCCCCTGAGGATCTCGTCTTCCACAAATTCTACGTAAATAAGATGAAGTTGTCGAAGAAgcctaagaagaaaaagaagaagacgtCAGAGGATGAGGCTGCTGAGGAGTTTTTGACTGCGGATGGTAGCGATGTCGAAGATGAGATTGATGAAGAGGCTGCTGATGAGAGTGAAAATGAGGAAATCGACAGCATGTTAGAGTCCGGTGGGATTCCCTTGGAAGCCAACGGTGAATATGATTACAGTGATTTGGACGAGGTTGCTAACGAAGATGATGACGAGTTGCTTGGTGATAACAGCGATGATGAGATGAATGCTCTTCTGGAACATGATGGAGCTGACATTAATTCCGGCAGTGATGATGAAAATGATGCAGAAAAGGCAGATGAAGTTGATGAAGAGGATGTTGTACatctaaggaaaaagaaaaggaagtcaGACAAGCGTGCCGGAAAATCCCCGTTTGCTAGCCTTGAAGACTATGAACATTTGCTTAACAAGGACAGCGCAGAAAAGCCCACTAAATcaagaaagaagagaaagagtTCAAATTAA